One Hydrogenophaga crassostreae genomic region harbors:
- a CDS encoding NAD(P)H-dependent glycerol-3-phosphate dehydrogenase: protein MKLAVLGAGAWGTALAVSAAKGSHEVSLWARDSRQAAQMQAQQVNPRYLPGVAFPEGISLESGPLSPDHAALKGAELIVVATPMAGLREMLVQLAGTSVPVAWLCKGFEAPLTSAEASIGLLGHEVCRVSAPKVRAGILSGPSFAQEVANGQPTALVAASEHAEVREALVAAFHSPMLRVYGNDDIVGVEVGGAVKNVLAIATGLCDGLNLGLNARAALVTRGLAEMSRLGLALGAKAETFMGLSGLGDLVLTATGDLSRNRKVGQLLAQGLSLEQAVASLGHVAEGVYSARTVVQRARVSGVDMPISEAVVALLEGQTQPAQAVAALMGRDAKSESH, encoded by the coding sequence TGGCTGTCAGCGCAGCCAAGGGCTCCCACGAGGTGAGCTTGTGGGCCCGCGACAGCAGGCAAGCGGCCCAGATGCAGGCGCAGCAGGTCAATCCGCGTTACCTGCCCGGCGTCGCTTTTCCTGAGGGCATCTCCCTGGAGAGCGGGCCGTTGAGCCCGGACCATGCGGCGCTGAAAGGCGCCGAACTGATCGTGGTTGCCACGCCCATGGCGGGATTGCGCGAGATGCTGGTGCAGCTTGCCGGCACGTCGGTGCCCGTGGCCTGGTTGTGCAAGGGCTTTGAAGCGCCCTTGACCAGCGCTGAAGCATCAATAGGCTTGTTGGGCCATGAAGTCTGCCGTGTGAGTGCCCCCAAGGTGAGGGCCGGCATCTTGAGTGGTCCCAGTTTTGCTCAGGAAGTGGCCAACGGGCAGCCCACGGCGTTGGTTGCTGCCAGCGAGCATGCAGAAGTGCGCGAAGCCCTGGTGGCCGCATTTCACAGCCCCATGCTCCGGGTGTATGGCAACGACGACATCGTGGGCGTCGAAGTGGGCGGGGCTGTTAAAAATGTCTTGGCTATCGCCACAGGCCTGTGCGATGGCTTGAACCTCGGCCTCAATGCCCGTGCCGCGCTGGTCACCCGTGGGCTGGCCGAGATGTCCCGCCTGGGGCTTGCTTTGGGTGCCAAAGCCGAAACGTTCATGGGCTTGTCGGGACTGGGTGATCTGGTGCTCACCGCCACTGGCGATCTGTCCCGCAACCGAAAGGTGGGTCAGTTGTTGGCCCAAGGTCTCAGTCTTGAGCAGGCGGTTGCCTCGCTCGGCCATGTGGCCGAGGGCGTGTACAGCGCCAGGACGGTGGTCCAGCGCGCTCGGGTATCGGGCGTCGACATGCCCATCAGTGAGGCCGTGGTGGCCCTGCTGGAGGGTCAGACCCAGCCAGCGCAGGCTGTGGCTGCCTTGATGGGCCGGGACGCCAAGTCAGAATCCCATTAG